The genome window GGGAGGCAGGGGCAGGATCTGGATCACGTCCCGGATGACCGAGGGCGCCATGGCGCAGATCGAGGTCGCCGACGAGGGGCCGGGAATAGCGCCGGAGGACCTTCCGAGGCTGTTCCAACCCGATTTTTCCCGCAAGAAGAAAAAGAGCGGCCTCGGCCTTGCCATCGTGCTTCGCATCATCAAGGACCACGGCGGATCGATCCGCGTAGAACAGAACGCTCCCCGGGGAGCGCGGTTCGTGATCGAGCTGCCGGTGTCGGTCAAGGCAGAAGAAGTACCGAGCGCATAGCCCGCCGTTCGTTCACCGGACGAGTTTTCCGGGTGCGGTGCCGGATAGCCGGTCCGGGGGCCGTCACCGCGAATGCCGAGACCTGAACCTTACCCGTGCCTGAAAGGGGATACCATTGGATACTGCATCAACAATACTGCTTTCCGTCCTCGCCCTGTTCCTGATCGTGAAGCTCTTCGGCGTTCTCAGCCGGCTGGGGATCAAACAGGTTACACCCCGCGAACTTGACCAGAAAAAGGGGATGGTACTTCTCGACGTGCGCACAAACAAGGAGTACGAACAGGGGCACATACCCGGTGCGGTCCACATCCCGCTGTCCGAGATCGGCGACAAGATCAAGAAGCTCAAGAAGGACAAGGAACTTGTGGTCTATTGCCGGAACGGGAGCCAGAGCATCTGGGCCATCAAGCGCCTGATGGGCATGGGCTATAAGAACCTCGCGAACCTGAAAGGCGGCTACCATGCCTGGAAAAGAGCTCATCGCTGAACTCACGGGGGACTACCGGAAGAAGCGGCCCCGAATCGCCGCAAGGCTCGCGGAGTTCAAGGCCGTCTATGAAAAAGGGGACCGCGCCATCTTCGAGGAGCTCTGCTTCTGCATCCTGACGGCCGGGAGCAGCGCGAAGATGGGAATGCGCACCATCGAAGCGCTCAGGGACATTCTCCTCACCGGAAGTGAAAGGGAGCTGCAGCAGCGCGCGAAGGCCCATCGCGTCCGGTTCTGGCGGATCAGGCCCTCGTACATAGT of Nitrospirota bacterium contains these proteins:
- a CDS encoding rhodanese-like domain-containing protein, which encodes MDTASTILLSVLALFLIVKLFGVLSRLGIKQVTPRELDQKKGMVLLDVRTNKEYEQGHIPGAVHIPLSEIGDKIKKLKKDKELVVYCRNGSQSIWAIKRLMGMGYKNLANLKGGYHAWKRAHR